In Chrysemys picta bellii isolate R12L10 chromosome 3, ASM1138683v2, whole genome shotgun sequence, a single genomic region encodes these proteins:
- the LOC135982343 gene encoding uncharacterized protein LOC135982343, whose amino-acid sequence MQSSPAVMAMQSVNRKRAPAWTDREVLDLIAVWGDESVLSELRSKRRNAKIYEKISKDMAERGYSRDATQCRVKIKELRQGYQKTKEANGRSGSHPQTSRFYEALHSILGAAATTTPPVTVDSEDGILSTAGSSDMLGDGEDEEGDEEGEAVGSSHNADFPDSQDLFITLTEIPYEASPAITPDTESGEGSATPSATVSQPSLESHSQRLARIRRRKKRTREDMFSELMASSQAQAAQQTQWRENLTRMHQANMDREERWWQEDQQATLTLLGLLREQTDTLRRLVDVLQERRQEDRAPLQSISNRPPPPPSPIPTSPKVQRRRGGRVPANSHSTPAESSSSRRLSFPKI is encoded by the exons atgcagagctctccagcagtgatggccatgcagtctgtgaatagaaagagagccccagcatggactgatcgtgaagtcttggatctcatcgctgtgtggggcgatgagtccgtgctttccgagctgcgatccaaaagaaggaatgcaaagatctacgagaagatctctaaagacatggcagagagaggatacagccgggatgcaacgcagtgccgcgtgaaaatcaaggagctgagacaaggctaccagaagaccaaagaggcaaacggacgctccggatcccatccccagacatcccgtttctacgaggcactgcattccatcctcggtgctgccgccaccactaccccaccagtgaccgtggactctgaggatgggatactgtccacggccggttcctcagacatgttaggggacggggaagatgaggaaggagatgaggagggcgaggcagttggcagctctcacaacgctgatttccccgacagccaggatctcttcatcacccttacagagatcccctacgaagcgtccccagccattaccccggacacagaatctggtgaaggatcagcca ccccgtctgcgactgtctcacaacctagcctggaatcacactcccagaggctagcgcggattaggcgtaggaagaagaggacacgggaggacatgttctctgagcttatggcctcttcccaagcccaggcagcacagcagacccagtggcgggagaacttgacccgaatgcaccaagccaacatggatcgggaggagaggtggtggcaggaagaccagcaggcgactctaacgctgcttggactactgagggagcaaacggacacactccggcgccttgtggatgttctgcaggaacggaggcaggaggacagagccccgctgcagtccatctctaaccgccctcccccgccaccaagtcccatacccacctcacccaaagtgcaaagaaggagaggcggcagagtccctgctaactctcactccacccctgcagagagctctagtagcagaaggctctcatttcccaaaatttga